In Clostridium omnivorum, the DNA window TTTCCATGCTATTTCCCTCCATTTATTTTAATTTGATTTAAAAAATCCTCTTGTTACACTTACTTGTACTTTCAGCAAAATGATATGATATCAAACAGTTTTATATCAAACTATATTATTAAAAAAATTTAAAAGTTATTTTTTATTTTTATTAAGGTTTTTATAAGCTCCTCCTTTTCGCTTTTTGAAATGCCCTCATACACTGTAGACAATAGCTTTTGTGATATTTCATCAAACATAGGTTTTAGTGCTCTGCCCTTTTCAGTTAAGGTCACAAACACCACCCGGTTATCTTCCGTATCCCTTGTTTTCAGAGCATATCCTTGCTTTATTAATTTGTCTACAAGTGCAGTTACCGTTGACTTATCCTTATCTATCTTCTCTGCAAGCTCCTTCATAGTTAGCTTTTCAATTTTTAAGAGTGCAAGAAGAATGTCTCCATGAGATGTTGCAAGTCCTTCTACTCCAAAGCTCTCCATCTCACTTTCAATGAGCCTATTAGCACAATCTCTTACTTTTGAAATTAATGATATTATATCTCTTGCTTCCATGCCTCAATTATAGTTTTATATCAAACCATTGTCAAGTAGTTTCAGACAGAATAAAAGGGAATCTCAGTGACTTAGAGATTCCCAACTTAATTACTTATATACAATTTTTCTAATAGTTTCTGTGGAAAGTCCATATTCCTCTGCCAAGTCGTCAATAGATATTTTCTTAAAGAACTTATTTCTTATTTCTTCATTTCTTTCCGTAAAATAAGTTCTTGCACCCGAACCTTCTCCCCACTTTTTTCGCTCTTTGCTTTTAGGAATGTATAACGCTTCTCCTTCAA includes these proteins:
- a CDS encoding MarR family winged helix-turn-helix transcriptional regulator; the protein is MEARDIISLISKVRDCANRLIESEMESFGVEGLATSHGDILLALLKIEKLTMKELAEKIDKDKSTVTALVDKLIKQGYALKTRDTEDNRVVFVTLTEKGRALKPMFDEISQKLLSTVYEGISKSEKEELIKTLIKIKNNF
- a CDS encoding CD3324 family protein, giving the protein MKYKNAFDILPDELLHEIQKYIEGEALYIPKSKERKKWGEGSGARTYFTERNEEIRNKFFKKISIDDLAEEYGLSTETIRKIVYK